The genomic segment GCGGGGCCCGCCCGAGCCGCCAGCTGGCGCGGCAGGTGTGCCCCGGGCAGCCCGTGCCCAACCTGACCCACTCCAGTACCTACTGCACTCGCAACTCGCAACTCCACGAAAATTTTATTCCCCTCCACACCTACCTAATTTCACCCCATGCCTACTTATCGACACGAACGTTATTCCCGCACTTTCACCGTAACATTATCGCGTACAATCTGCAAGCAAGGTTATGTGCAACCCTCCCGTTTCGTGTGCATGCCACCGATCAGTCGCGCCACGACAGCCCCGCCGCGCGCTCGCTGCAATTTTAAATTCGATTCGTTAACCGTCAAAATATCTCTTTTCAGAACAAAGTGGAGTACTACGTGAAATGGAAAGGGTGGAAGCCGAAGCACAACACCTGGGAACCGGAGGAGAACATCCTCGACCCCCGGCTCATACAAAGTTTCGAACGCGGCGAGGACTTGAGGCGTCAAGGACGCAAGCGGGAGCGGGATCACTCCCCGGTCGAGCGCGCGCGGAGCGGCTCCGAGGAGCGCCACCCGCCGCCCGGCAAGCGCAAGGCCGAGGTGCTGTCCCGGGAGTCGGGCAAGATCGGCGTCACCATAACCATGAGTCCTCCGGCGAAGAGGCACGATAGCAGCAAGTTGAACGGCTCACGAACGCCGCACGTTATTCTTCCTCCGCCGCCGGCCGCGCCGCCCGGCGgggccgccgcgcccgcctccCCCGCCGCGGAAGCCGCCGCGCCCCGGTCCGGTCCTAGACGAGCCCCTCACTCGCCGGAGGAGGCCGACGCTCATATTCCCCCAGAAAGAGAAAGACGCACCGACTCCCAGCCGACTGCGACAGCGCCCGCGGAGCCGAAAGGCGCCCGACCACCACCCCCGACGAGTCAACCCGAAGACGAAGATTCCTGGGGCGAAGCGCCGCTCGCGGTGCCTCCCCCGCCGCCGCAGCCCGCTCGCCGAGGAGCCTCGTACTGGCTGGCGCGCTCGCCCGTCGCCGACCAGATCTTCATCACCGACGTGACCGTGAACCTCCAGACCGTCACCATCAGAGAGTGCCGCACGGAGAAGGGTTTCTTCAGATCTCGAGAGCCCCGACCAAACGACGTGACGTAAACCCCGTTGATACACACTTTGGACGTTGTTGTACAGATGTAGATAGCTAGGTATTTATTTAGTTCACTTTGGTGATGTCATGATGTGTTAAGACCTAGAAGTGAAACCTGAATTCCTCATTCATAATATAGGCCTAAATGATGAGTAGGTAGTGAACTGATGTCGGTGCGATAGACGCTAGTTGAAGATACTTATTACCTGTCAAGAGAATCGCCATGTTTTGGTAATACAAAGATGTCTTTTGTCAATTGTTATAAAATAAGAAGTCCTATATTATTTGTTGAAATTGTAGATAATAAAATAGCCAGTATTTGCGACTGGTGAGTGAACGCTATTTGAAGTGTGCATGGCCGACCATAGGCATGGGTGGCCTGTGTTTATTGAATACAAACTATTGTTGATAGAAGAAGTTACATTATTAGGTACAGGGTCAGTTTTTTATCCGCAGTTAACTCAACTGATAGTCTTTTGTAACCAATGGTTAAATGTAAACTtcagtaacataaaaaaaaaacaacttaaatattaaattgcataaaaatgcaatttgcTGATCATTTAACCACTAGTTATAAAACATTGGTAGAGTTGACTATGGATCAAAAAACCGATCCTAAAAggacataataaaatattatttaagtgagtaaataattaatttaacgtATGGAATGTACCTAATAACTAAATATGTACacaattatttttctacataaCTACTTACAACAAATATTGCTTCCGttagaattaatttaataaacctTTTAATGAGAGTTGGTCTGTATTCAatgtgacatttataatttgtgaaTCTCTAGTTTTATCTctccatttaattattttactcataactttattatttttacacaaaatgtAACTCTCTAGTGAttgtttacatttaattttgttttaattcattgttgttgttatttatttgaaattatttaaaagtccGATAATATCCTCATTATATGAATTATTCTTAAATGTTAGACGcaagcataaatatttattttataacatgcAATAACCGTgtaatttaaagcaaataatgttttaaatgaggagttagttatttataattataattaatagttataattataatcaacaataatagtaattaataagATCCAATCTACCAAAACTAACTCCTTTTAATATTTCGTACACCGATTGATATAATACAAACAATAGAACATTAATTACAATGTACCTagactaatattatttttggtaATAAAATTAGGTGTTGATAGTTTATAAAATGAACTGCTTGTTTTCTGTACATTGATTGTGTATTGATTAAGTTATTGACTTAGCTGTACGGCACCCGATCCGAACGCTGATTTTTGTGTTCcttgattttattgttatttagttCCTGTAGTTAAGAACCGTGATTATTTTGTTCCGATGAGTGTAGCcgagttatttttacttttgcATTTCTGATGGATGGTAAtgtgtaaatattgtaaataaatatttttagaatgtAGAGCACTCGTTTTATAATGTGATAAGTCTTCTCACATTGTAGTCTGTAAATAAATGAGAATGAATTAGAAAAATGTATTCGTTTCATTGGGTTCCctcaacaatttatttaaattgctaTATTAATCATTCTTATGTCGTTCTCAATCTCTATACCAAATATAACGGATTTCAGAATATATTTGAGGTCAGAATACAACTGAAAAATCATTTCCTGTACTACTGTAATGATGAATTTATAAtgtttactaaataaataaataaaataaattaaaaagtatttagCGAGTCCCTAGCGAACTAAGGTACCCCCTAGTTGTTTAACCCTATATTCCTAATTCctgacaaattcaagttcatgaTACGTGAACCTAGATGCGATTTAGCGATTTCGACTGATACCTAGGTCTAGGGAGGTGTATACTAACTTTGTCTAGCTGACTCGGCTAGAGCAACAGGTCCCAGATCTATGTGGCCAAAACAATCGGGCTCAAATATCGAATGGTATACTTTTCATCCATCTAGACCCAACAGGCAGGTATAAATGATGTAGTCAGGATAACGTTATCCTAGCAGAAACCATTTTTCTTGAATATGTAGGTACTGCTGGAACGGCTGAGGGCTCAAATTTAAAGTTTCGGGCACATTTACACCAGAAAGGAGACAACATTATGCCAGGTTATCCTGGCAACGAGTGCGTTATTATTAACGCACAcgtcgctgaataaaatatttcattttcattttttatgggACTTCTTACACCCCGAGTGCAGTTACGTAAATCCTAGGCTTGTTGGATAATTTCTTACTTAGTTTAATGACAGGAACTAAGGGCTACCtacataaattttataatgaaGCAAGTAGGTAATTTTGATATCATTGAACCTATTATACTGTACGTTTAACATTTGATTTGCATCCAATTATGAATTAAAACGAGTGAATAAGGGACTATTTGAGAGAAATGTATAGGGCGGACtcgtttttctatagaatttaacAGCGGTGGCAGCGCGACGCGGAGCGGAgagatttaattttgtgaaaataataaaaaaaaaatctgattgGTAAGTCAAAACACTTTTCCACTCCGCTCTGcttcgccttggtggaaaccgggccttaggtaGAAACTGAATACTTGGCTGTATGGCATAATGCCTTTGccttttcgtacaaaaggaatGGAACCAAAAAATGATTCTTGTTTGTAAGAATTACTTTGCTCTGTGGATGTGGtaataatgtttatgaatatttttgtggaatattaattaatataaatctagtataaattaacaaaatctaTCGAATGAATAATTTGAAATAACACTGTGAATCGGAACGCTTCtgaaatgacagctgtcagctGCTGTCACTGTCATTGTCACAAAATATCGAAGAGCTCGATCCGGTCCGCTGCGTTGTTTGGTGAATTATCTAACGATTTGTTGTcgaacatctctttaaaaatgTTGACACCATAATTTCGATGAACGCTCGTGTAGACTGCGCGATGGAGTGGTCGAAAGATAAGACTTTGAAGTTGATCGAACTGTTGCAACTGAACGCTAGTCTGTGGAACCCGTCTTTGTGTGATACTCGGAGGGACAAACAGAAGCGGAAAGAGGAGT from the Ostrinia nubilalis chromosome 5, ilOstNubi1.1, whole genome shotgun sequence genome contains:
- the LOC135071735 gene encoding chromobox protein homolog 7, whose protein sequence is MHKMELGDSVYAAERIMKKRIRKNKVEYYVKWKGWKPKHNTWEPEENILDPRLIQSFERGEDLRRQGRKRERDHSPVERARSGSEERHPPPGKRKAEVLSRESGKIGVTITMSPPAKRHDSSKLNGSRTPHVILPPPPAAPPGGAAAPASPAAEAAAPRSGPRRAPHSPEEADAHIPPERERRTDSQPTATAPAEPKGARPPPPTSQPEDEDSWGEAPLAVPPPPPQPARRGASYWLARSPVADQIFITDVTVNLQTVTIRECRTEKGFFRSREPRPNDVT